The genomic window CCATTTAAATCTCTACTAAAAATAGATGGTGAGAGACAAAGGCAAAAACAACTTGCTGAGTGGCTGGAAGACTGGCGAGATTATCTCACCGCGTTTGATGCTGAAGAAAATGCGTTAGATATCAAAAAAGCGATTAGTGCTGTCCGTCGCATCACTATTGAAGCTAGCCACTCATCTGAGCATGAAGACAACGATTTTAGTGCTAAGCGTTCCGTGCTTGAAAACGTCGAAGCGAAAAGTAAAGAGGTAATGCCTGCTTATTTTGAATTTACTTGTGTGTACCATACGACGAATTAAGTGAACGTCGGATAAAACTACGCTACAGCATTCTGACCGGTGGTGAAGTTCCTGCCTTTGTCCTGCGTATTGTTCAGTTTGAAAGTCTTGAAGAACAAATCGCACAGGAATTTAGGAGCTACTATCTGGCGCTTTTGTTGGCTCAAAAATAGAAACCTTTATCGGCTCTTTTTCCGCAAGTTAAAGTTGTTTAATAAAGCGGTCTAATTGTCAGCTATTTTGAATTTCGAACAATAAAAAAACCTGACCTCATTTAAGGTCAGGTAGCCAAATTGGCCAAATACCAGGGAAAATGTTGCTGTTAACAAACACACAACGGAAACAATATAACACAACATGATTAAATAATGATTAAAATTTATGCAAATTATGATGAGGGTTATTAATAATGGCTTATATCGCAACTTATACTAACCGGCGATTTAATTATATCGATGTGACTGAAGAAGACATTGCTCTTGGGGATATCGCTCAGGGTCTCTCTAATGAATGTCGCTTTGCTGGTCAAATCCCGCATTTTTATTCCGTTGCCCAGCATGCGGTTTATGTTAGTTATCTAGTGCCACGGGAATATGCCCTTGAAGCGCTGTTAAACGATGCCACAGAAGCTTACTGCAAAGACTTACCTACCCCCCTTAAAACACTACTGCCTGAATATAAAAAAATTGAAAATCGCATTGATGGCGTTATTCGTGAAAAATTTAATCTGCCTGCTGAAATGAGCGAAGTTGTTAATTATGCCGATCGCGTTATGCTTGCCACTGAACGTCAGTTCTTTGCGTTAGATCGTGATAATAAATGGCCAATCTTGGAAGGAATACCGGAAACAAATCTAATAACCATAAGCTTTGTATCACCAACAAAAGCAAAATACCTATTCATTGAAAGATACAAGGAATTGATGGGTAAAGAAATTAACTGTGATGCTGAAATTAAGATTATTGATATCTCCCCAAATGGAGTATATGGAAAAATTTATAATGATAGAAAAGAAAGATTTTGGGACGGTGGATTTATAAATACATCTCCTGTTATAAATTATCCAACCTATCAGTCTGATGGGTTTGTCAAAACAATTAATTCTATTTATCGCATTATTGTATGAAATACAAAAAAATTAACTGAGCAAGGAATTAAAATAAAAACAATAAATATATAAATAAATAAAAAACCAATTAAATAATTATTAAAAATAACTTTTAAATACACATGGAATTAACTCTTAGTGGAGGATTTATGTAATTAAATAATGGGGGACAAGTTATGAGTCGGCATTATATTGATAATAAATTTAAATATCATCAAACAACTGTTCACTGTTTAGAAAAAGGCATGTTCGCTATTTATCGAGGGGAATTAATTAAAGTCATTAAATTAGCAAAAAAGAAATTAACCAACAGAGGCTTTATATATGAATTTGATATAGAAGGAGGCAATGGCAAATTAATAGAAAATGGCGGCAAAAGAATAGCAGTTATAAAAGATGAAGATACCAAAAAAAGATATTTAACCTGGTATGTTTAAGGAAAACCAAATATGAAATTAATTGAAAAATGTAAAAAAGAAACAAAACAGGTCAATTATTTTGGCATTGAATTAACGGTTGATGCTGACATTAATTTTTTAGCTACTGACGATGATGGTTTTGTTTATGGCTATGTTTTTAAACCCGAATATTCTCGTGTACCAAAGGTATGGGGATCGAAAGGTGGATATGTGCCACATCCTGTTGCAAAAGTTGATCTTGGCGATAAAGACTGGAAAGAAACGTTGGTCGAGGTATAAGTGAAATTCAAACATCTTATGCTCGATCTGGAAACCATGAGCACACAATCTAATGCAGCGATTATTGCTATCGCTGCTGTTCCCTTTGAACCTTTAACCGGTGAAGTTTGTGAAGGTTTGTTTTATGAAATCGTTGATTTGCGTAATCAGGATTTATTTGATCGTCATATTAGTGGCGACACCGTCCTTTGGTGGTTATCGCAGTCTGATAATGCGCGCAATAAGATAACACAAGCTCAAACTAAATCATTACCTGATGTACTGATCAAGCTAAATCACTTTGTTATGCAGGAATGTAGCAATCAAGTCCAGGTATGGGGTAATGGTTGTTGTTTTGATAATGTCATTTTGAGGACTGCTTTTGACAGTTGCGACATAAAGCCATTCTGGCATTTTCGTCACGATCGCGATGTTAGAACAATAGTTGAATTTGGACGACAGGCAGGCATTGATCCTAAAAATGATTTTCCTTTTGCCGGTGTTGCTCATGACGCACTCGATGATGCCCTTCATCAGGTTAACTACGTGTCAGCTATCCACCAGCATTTATTAACCCCAAAAACCACTTGATTAACATTCTAAGATTGTATGGAGGTTATTGTGCAAATGCTAACTCTAGAAGAATGGGCTAATGAACGATATAGAAGTCATCATCCAAAATTAAATACTCTTCAACGTTATGCTCGCAACGGGTTATTTTATCCGCCAGCACAAAAAGAGGGTGGGATTTGGCGCGTAAGAGCAGATGCAGAGTTGGTTACAAGCTTAACAAAACCAATTATTAATAAAAGTGATAGCGCTGCCCTGAAAAGGATTTTAAACGATGGCTGCTAGACCGCGTAAAAATAACGTCAGTATTCCGAATTTATATCCCTTATATAGTCGTAAAGCAAATAAAGTTTACTGGCGTTATCGTCATCCGATAACAGGAAAATATCACGCACTTGGTGACAATGAAGAGGAAGCAAAAGCAATAGCGCTTGAGGCAAACAATAGACTAGCTGATCAACGTAGTCGGCAGGTGCTGGCTATTAGTGATCGCATTTACCGCATTAAAGGAAAATCAATTACTGTCAGTACATGGTTAGAAAAATACTGGAACATTCAAGAAGAACGCTTAAAAGAAGGTGACATAAAATTAAATACCTACAAACAAAAAAGAAAACCTGTTGAATTAATGAGAAAAGCATTATCTATAAAGCCATTACCCTTAGTTGACGCAAGGGATATTGCTGAAATATTAGATGAATATAAATTAAATGGACAAAATCGCATGGCTCAGGTCATACGCTCCGTTTTAATTGATGTGTTTAAAGAAGCTCAGCATGCCGGTGAAGTTCCGCCCGGATATAACCCCGCCCTAGCTACAAAGCAACCCAGAAGGAAAATAACCAGACAACGACTTACTTTAGATGAATGGAAAAAAATATTTGAAATAGCAGATGATGATCATCGTTATATGGGTAACGCTATGTTGTTAGCAATAGTAACTGGACAACGTTTAAGTGATATTTCTGCAATGAAATTTAACCATATATGGGATGATTATTTGCATATAACTCAAGAAAAAACCGGCGCAAAGATAGCAATACCATTGTCTCTACGATGTAATGCATTAGATATATCATTAAGAGATGTGATTACACGCTGCCGAGATGCTGTTGTTAGCCCATATCTGGTTCATTATTTTCATACAACATCACAAGCTAAACGTGGTGAAAAAGTTAAAGCAAACACACTCACAACTAATTTTAAAAAAGCGAGAAATAAAACAAATATTAATTGGGGTGAAGGCACACCAGCAACATTCCACGAGCAACGCTCATTATCAGAACGACTCTATAGAGAACAAGGAATTAATACTAAAGAATTATTGGGCCATAAAAGTCAACAACAAACCGATAAGTATCATGATGATCGCGGCAAATGCTGGATAAAAATTGTTGTTTAATTGAATATTATTTAGCTATTTTTGATAAATTGTTTTGATAATTTTTTGATAAACATTTCAATGTAAATAATAACAAACGGGAACAGTTAAGCTCCCGTTATCAATCAAGTAAAACAGACAATTACATATGGCTGATGACCGCATCGCCAAACTCACTGCATTTCAATAGCTTAGAACCCGGCATTAAGCGTTCAAAGTCGTAAGTGACGGTTTTGGCGGCAATCGCCCCTTGCATACCTTTAATGATTAAGTCGGCCGCCTCTGTCCAGCCCATGTGGCGTAGCATCATCTCAGCAGAAAGGATAATAGAGCCGGGATTGACTTTGTCTTGACCTGCATATTTCGGTGCTGTGCCATGGGTTGCTTCAAATAGTGCACAACTATCGCCTATATTCGCGCCAGGGGCGATACCAATGCCGCCAACTTGAGCCGCTAAGGCATCCGAAATATAATCGCCATTAAGGTTCATACAAGCAATAACGTCATATTCGGCTGGGCGCAACAAAATTTGCTGTAAAAACGCATCAGCAATTACGTCCTTGATAATAATATCTTTACCTGTCTCTGGATGTTTAATTTTCATCCATGGGCCACCATCCAGTAATTCACCACCGAATTCATCTTGTGCTAACTGGTATCCCCAATCTTTAAAAGCACCTTCAGTGAATTTCATTATGTTGCCTTTATGCACTAAAGTGACCGACTGACGATTATTTTGGATAGCATACTCAATTGCTGCTCGCACTAGCCGCTTAGTTCCTTCTTCTGAACAGGGCTTTATGCCGATACCACAGTTGGTCGGGAAACGAATTTTATTTACCTCCATCTCATCTTGCAGAAATTTAATTATTTTATCTGCCTCAGAGCTGCCCGCTTTCCATTCAATACCCGCATAAATATCTTCAGAATTTTCGCGAAAAATAACCATATCAGTCAATTCTGGCTGTTTTACTGGGCTAGGAGTACCTTGATAATAACGCACAGGCCGTAAACAAATATAGAGATCGAGTTGTTGACGTAAAGCAACATTCAAAGAACGGATCCCACCGCCGACAGGTGTAGTTAGCGGTCCTTTAATAGAGACATGATATTGTTGGATCAAATCGAGGGTTTCAGCCGGTAACCATACATCTTTGCCATAAATTTGAGTTGATTTTTCACCGGTATAAATCTCCATCCAAGAAATCTTTTTATCACCGTGATAGGCTTTTTTTACTGCTGCATCAACTACTTTCAACATCACCGGGGTAATATCAGCACCTATACCATCCCCTTCAATATAAGGAATTATTGGATTATTAGGAACGTTCAGCTTACCTGCTGCTAGTGTAATTTTTTCACCCTGTTGAGGAACAACTACTTTGCTTTCCATCAATCTCTCCTTTTAGTTATCTTAGCGCAATACCTATTAACTTATGGTAAGAATATTGCATGGTACTTGAATAATTTTTCTACGCCAATGGCTGTTAATTTAAGGTATAATAGGGATCTCATTTTTTATTATTCATTGCTATGACAAATTTGCATCATAAAAAGTCCAAATCGAAACAATACCATGACAAAAATAGCGCAAATTTTGTCAAACATACGATTAATTCACGTAGAATATTACTGTTTAATAAACCGTTCGATGTATTGTCACAATTTACTGACCATATTGCTCGCCAGACATTAAAAAATTACATTCCTGTTACCAATGTCTATGCTGCAGGACGTTTAGATCGCGATAGCGAGGGTCTGTTAATTCTCACTAATGATGGCAAATTACAAGCTAAATTGACCCAGCCAAATAATAAAATGAAAAAAATTTACTATGTGCAGGTTGAAGGTATACCGGAACAAGCAGCATTACAAAAATTTTGTCGAGGCTTGCTATTAAAAGATGGTATGACCAAGCCGGCAAAAGCTGAACTTGTTGCTGAGCCCAATTGGCTTTGGCCACGTCATCCTCCTATACGCATCAGAAAAAATATTCCAACCAGTTGGCTAAAGATCACCTTATCAGAAGGCCGCAATCGACAAATACGTCGCATGACAGCAAATATAGGATTTCCAACCTTAAGATTGATTCGTTATAGTATTGCCAATTTTCAATTAGATAACTTACAACCTGGTGAATGGAAGGAGATTGATTTTGTTTAAACCGCACGTAACCGTTGCTAATGTCGTTCACGTTAATGGTAAGTTTTTAGTTGTAGAAGAAATTATTAATAATAAATCAGTCTGGAATCAACCAGCTGGACATCTAGAAGCCAACGAAACTATTTTGGCTGCCGCTAGCCGTGAGCTGTATGAAGAGACCGGTATTAATGCATTTCCCCAGCAATTAATAAAAATCCATCAATGGATAGCGCCTGATGGCTGTACTTTCCTACGCTTTCTTTTTTTGATTGAACTAGATGAAATGCCTGAAACATCTCCACAAGATAATGATATCCATCAATGTCTATGGGTTACTGCCGATGAAATATTATCCAGCTCGTGCCTTCGTTCACCTTTAGTAGCAGAGAGCATACGCTGTTTTATGAGCCGAAAATTTTTTCCGCTAACCTTAATCGACGCTTATCAATTTCATAGCGGCTAATAGAGATTAATCTAATGCTGCTATGGTGCAACTTGACACAGCATGTTAAAATATTTGTTTTATGTTTGCCCGCAGTGAGATTTATTCATGTCAGATAACCAGTTGAAAAAAGTCATCGTTGGAATGTCCGGTGGCGTTGACTCATCCGTATCCGCTTACCTATTAAAACAACAAGGTTATCAGGTTGCCGGTCTATTCATGAAAAACTGGGAAGAGGACGATAATGAAGAGTATTGCTCAGCAGCTACCGATCTTGCCGATGCGCAATCCGTATGCGATAAACTCGATATAGAGCTTCATACCGTTAATTTTGCCGCCGAATATTGGGACAATGTTTTTGCCCATTTTCTTGCTGAGTATAAAGCTGGCCGCACTCCAAATCCTGATATTCTGTGTAATAAAGAAATTAAATTTAAAGCTTTTTTAGAATTTGCTGCAGAAGATCTGGCGGCAGACTATATTGCCACCGGCCACTACGCTCGACGCAAAACGGTTAATGGGCGCCATCAATTACTACGTGGCCTGGATAATAACAAAGATCAAAGCTATTTTCTTTATGCTTTAGATCAAGCGCAACTGGCACAAAGTCTTTTCCCAATAGGTGAACTAGAAAAATCAACCGTTCGCCGTATCGCTGAAAAAATTGGTTTAATTACAGCCAAAAAGAAAGATTCAACAGGAATTTGTTTTATTGGTGAACGTAAATTTCGCGACTTCCTCGCTCGCTACCTGCCGGCTAAACCAGGTATGATTATAACGGTTGACGGTAAAATTTTAGGTGAACATTCAGGCTTAATGTATCATACGTTAGGTCAACGTAAGGGATTAGGTATCGGTGGCGTAAAAGAAGCTAACGACGATCCCTGGTATGTTGTCGATAAAGATATTAAAAATAATCGCCTAATTGTTGCCCAAGGCTATAATCACCCACGTTTGATGTCGACAGGACTTATCGTCCAACAAATCCATTGGATTAATCCACCAGTATTAAACGAAAGCAATCAATGCACAGTTAAAACGCGTTACCGGCAGCCAGATATACCCTGTACAATTAAGCAATTAAGTGACAATAAAATCATTGTGCAATTTGACTACCCTGTTGCAGCCGTCACGCCCGGTCAATCCGCAGTCTTTTATCAAGGTGACATTTGTTTAGGCGGTGGCGTTATTGAAACACGTATTCAGGAGTCAATGTGAGCAAAAATTTTTATGATATTACACTTGCTTTTGCCGGTATCTGCCAAGCATGTCATTTAGTTCAACAAATAGCTCATAACGGAAAGATTGACGATAATGCAACAGAAGTTATGATTAATAGCACACTAAATATTAATCCAACATCCACATTAGATGTTTATGGAAATAGCGAGGCAAATCTTCGTGTTGGTTTAAATACTTTACTTGCTATACTTACCGCCTCAAATAATACCCTTTACTCTAATTTAACCCGCTACTTATTAAGTCTTATCGGATTAGAGCGTCGACTAAGAAAAAATCCATCGGCAAGTAATGAACTAAAACAACGTATTGAACTACTTCAACACCAAAAAAATTATTTTGAGCCTATGTCCAGTGGTATTTTTAACGCGCTAGCGGGTATTTATGTGGATGTGATTAGCCCTATTGGCCCGCGTATTCAGGTAACGGGTGCTCCTGATATCCTTCAAAATAGTTCGGTACAAGCTAAAGTGCGTGCATTACTTTTTACTGGCATTCGTAGCGCTGTTCTCTGGCAACAAATCGGTGGAAGCCGCCTACAATTAATGTTTTCGCGACAACGTTTGATCACTCAAGCAAAAGAAATTCTTGCTCATTGTTAATAAATTTGGGAGTCACTAGCAATGGAATTATCTTCACTGACTGCTGTATCGCCAATTGATGGCCGCTACAATGATAAAGTCAGTCTATTACGTCCAATTTTCAGTGAATTTGGTTTACTAAAATATCGTATCCAAGTAGAGGTACGCTGGCTACAAAAATTAGCAGCATGTGCTGACATTAAAGAAGTGCCCGCATTTAGTATCGAAGCAAAAACTTATCTTGAGCAAATTGTAACTAGCTTCAATGAAAATGATGCCATTCAGATCAAACAAATCGAACAAACAACCAATCATGATGTAAAAGCGGTTGAATATTTTCTAAAACAAAAAATGGCCGCCATGCCTGAATTAGAAAAAGTGGCAGAATTTATTCATTTTGCCTGCACCTCTGAAGATATTAATAATCTTTCCCATGCGCTAATGTTAAAAACTGCTCGTGATCAAGTGATTCTGCCAAAATGGCGAAAAATTATTAATACCCTAAAAGAGATGGCACATCTTTATCGCGCTTTGCCGCTACTATCAAGAACCCATGGCCAACCCGCAACGCCGACTACGATAGGTAAAGAGTTTGCCAATGTTGCTTATCGTATGGAACGACAATATCAGCAACTTGAGCAAATCGAAATTTTAGGCAAAATTAATGGCGCTGTGGGTAATTATAATGCCCATTTATCCGCTTATCCTGATATAAACTGGCATCTGTTCAGCGAAGAATTTGTTACTTCATTAGGTATCAAATGGAATCCGTTCACCACCCAAATTGAACCCCATGACTATATTGCTGAACTATTTAATTGTATTGCTCGTTTTAATACCATTTTGATCGATTTTGATCGGGATATCTGGGGTTATATTGCCCTTAATCATTTCAGACAAAAAACCGTCGCCGGTGAAATTGGTTCATCAACCATGCCACATAAAGTTAACCCGATAGATTTTGAAAATTCCGAAGGTAATCTTGGGCTAGCAAATGCCTTATTAAATCATCTGGCAAATAAATTACCGATTTCACGTTGGCAACGTGATCTAACAGATTCAACGGTATTACGTAATCTAGGGGTCGGCATTGGTTATGCTTTGATAGCCTATCAAGCGACATTGAAAGGCTTAAGCAAACTAGAAGTTAATGAGCAAAACTTACAAATGGAATTAGATGCAAATTGGGAAGTGCTGGCTGAAGCTATTCAAACTGTTATGCGCCGCTATGGAATTGAAAAACCTTATGAAAAACTAAAAGTGTTAACCCGCGGCAAGCGAGCTACAGCCGATGACATCAAAGCATTTATTGATGACTTAGATTTACCTCAAACAGAAAAAGATCGCTTAAAAACAATGACTCCAGCTAACTATATTGGTTACTCAATTAATCTGGTGGACTATTTAAAATAACGTCAATCGGTGAGCAATATTGATTGCTCACCCTACGTTTTCCTTTAATTAGCCAATCAAACCCCATAATTATTTTCTTTTCATTCACTAATATCTTGCCGTCATCCAGCTATCCTTCTAACATAGGATTTATTACTACTTTTTCTAGTAGAGCTATTGAGAAATTGAGGTTGTTATGCGGATATTAATTGTAGAAGATAATGCGCTTTTACGTCACCATCTAACTGTCCAGTTAAAAGAGACCGGTCACCAAGTAGATGCAGCAGCAGATGCTAAAGAAGCCGATTATTTTTTACAAGAGAGTAATCCCGATATTGCAATTGTTGACTTAGGATTACCGGGTGAAGATGGATTAAGTATGATCAGGCGTTGGCGGCAAGACAATATTAAATTGCCTATTTTAATATTAACCGCTCGTGAGCGCTGGCAAGAAAAAGTGGTTGCCTTAAATAGTGGCGCCGATGATTATGTAACAAAACCTTTTCACCTGGAAGAGATTTTAGCACGGATTCAAGCATTAATGCGTCGTAATAGTGGGCTTGCTTCACAAATACTTCAACTAGGTGATTTTATTATTGACATGTCACGTAAGGAATTCACTATTAAAGATAAAAATATAAAACTCACTGCATTTGAATATACGATTTTAGAAACTTTAATGCGCAATAACAGTAAGGTGGTGAGTAAAGAGTCACTGATGCGCCAGCTTTATCCAGATGCAGAATTGCGTGAAAGTCATACTATCGATGTCCTAATGGGACGATTACGAAAAAAAATTATGCAAGTATGGCCTAATGATGTCATTGTGACCGTTCGTGGGCAAGGTTACCGTTTTGACGCAGAACAGCCCGATGATGCTATTTAATTTTTTAAAACGCAAAAAACCCTTTTCGTTGCGAACACGTTTTTTACTTGCAACTTCAGGGATAATATTAGCATTGACACTCTCCTATGGTGCCGTTGCAATTGTTGGCTATTTAGTTAGTTTTGATAAAACAACCTATACCTTACTACGTAGTCAAAGTAATCTATTTTATAGTTTGGCTCAATGGCGTAATAATAAGTTAGATATTCATGTCCCGACTGACTTTAACTTAAATGCCTCGGCTTTTATTTTAATTTATAATCAACAAGGTGAAATTCTGTGGCGACAACATAATATTCCCGCTATTGAAAAAGCTATCGAAAAAGAGTGGCTAAAAAAGGATGGGTTATATGAATTAGACACCGATTTAAAAACCACTCGCGAATTAATTAAAGTCTCACCTAACGGCAGTAAACCAGCTAAAAAAATCACTGATATTGAGAATCCTTCTTTAACACACTCAGTTTCTGTCAATCACTATCAGGCAACCAAAAATCTACCGCAACTTACCATTGTGGTAATAGATACCTTACCTTTAGATTTACAAAAAACTGGATTAGTTTGGGAATGGTTTGGCTATGTTATATTAACCAATTTTATTCTGGTTATTCCACTGCTTTGGCTAGTGACTTCCTGGAGTTTATACCCGATTAAGTCATTAAGCTCACAAATAAGCGGCATCGAAAAAGGCGAACGGGAAGCATTGGATGAAAATCCGCCATTAGAGCTCAGCGGATTAGTGCGTAACTTGAATAATTTACTCGTAAACGAACAAAAGCGCTATACCAAATATCGTACTACACTCGCTGATTTGAGCCATAGCCTAAAAACTCCGTTAGCCGTATTACAATCAACCCTCCGTTCTCTGCGCTCAAGCAAACAAATGACCATTGAACAAGCCGAGCCTATCATGCTGGAACAAATTGGCCGAATTTCACAACAAATAGGTTACTATTTGCATCGTGCAAGTATACATAGTGAAGATCATTTCGCGATCCGAGAAATTTCTTCTGTCTCTGCTTTATTAGATAATCTATGTAGTGCCTTAACAAAAGTATATCAACAAAAGGGCGTCAATTTGACCCTCGATGTCTCGCCTGAAATTACTTGGCTAGGTCAACCGATAGATTTTATGGAAATTATGGGTAATATTATTGAAAATGCTTGTAAATATTGTCTTGAATTTGTCGAAGTTAGCGCTAATAGCACCGAAAATTCGTTAACCATTATTGTAGATGATGATGGTCCTGGTGTTGCTGAAGATAAACGTGATTTGATTTTTTTGCGAGGTCAACGCATTGATACACTACGACCTGGACAAGGTTTGGGTCTCTCTATTGCGGCTGAAATTATTGAACAATATGACGGAGATATTGCTATTACTCATAATCCATTAGGTGGAGCGCGAGTGATTGTCACTTTTAGACAACAATTCCCGCTAACAGATAGCTAATATCACTAAATAGCAACGCCATTTGCTTATCTTTTAGCTAACAAATTAAATAAATATGCAGAATAAAATGACTGACTATCAACTTAATATTAATTGGCCAGATTTTATCAAAAATTTTTGGCAAAAACGGCCGTTATTAATTAAACAAGGATTTACTAATTTTATTGATCCTATCTCAGCTGATGATTTAGCGGGATTAGCCATGGAAGATGAAGTGGATAGCCGATTAGTAAGCTTTCAAGATGGAAGTTGGAATGTTACTCACGGCCCTTTTGATAACTATGAACAATTGGGCGAGACTGGATGGTCACTTCTAGTACAAGCCGTTAACCATTGGCATTATCCATCAACTGCCTTATTAGCCCCCTTTCGTGTTTTATCTGATTGGCGAATTGATGATTTAATGGTTTCTTATTCTGTCCCAGCAGGTGGCGTTGGCCCCCATATTGATCAATATGATGTTTTTATTATTCAAGGTCTTGGCCGCCGTCATTGGCGAGTAGGTGAAAAAAAGACACTGAAACAACATTGTCCACATCCAGATCTACTCCAAGTTGAACCTTTTGCTGCCATTATTGATGCACAACTTGAGCCAGGTGATATTCTTTATATCCCGCCTGGCTTCCCACATGAAGGTTATTCCATAGAGACTTCACTTAATTACTCCGTCGGTTTTAGATCACCAACGAGCCGTGAATTATTTAGTAGTTTTGCCGATTATCTTATCGCTAATGACTTAGGTAGTTACCATTATAGTGATCCAGATATAGCCACTCGTGACAATCCTGCTATGATATTGCCAACTGAATTAACTGAAATACAACTTATAATGCAACAATTGCTTGCTCAACCACAAATTTTTACTCATTGGTTTGGCACATTTATTTCTCAGTCTCGTCATGAGTTAGATATCGCGCCGCCCGATCCATCCTATACCGTTGAGCAAGTTATTCAGCTTCTCCGTCAAGGAAATACGCTTTACAAACTTAATGGCTTACGTACTTTATGTGTAGCAAATCAATACTTTGTTAATGGTGAACAATTAAAATCGCCTAAATCAAATATAACTGCCATCAATATTCTGTTTGAAAAGTCCGAAATTCAAGTTGATATGTTAGGTAACGCATTGAATAACCATTATTTCATGCAAT from Arsenophonus sp. aPb includes these protein-coding regions:
- a CDS encoding 3'-5' exonuclease; translation: MKFKHLMLDLETMSTQSNAAIIAIAAVPFEPLTGEVCEGLFYEIVDLRNQDLFDRHISGDTVLWWLSQSDNARNKITQAQTKSLPDVLIKLNHFVMQECSNQVQVWGNGCCFDNVILRTAFDSCDIKPFWHFRHDRDVRTIVEFGRQAGIDPKNDFPFAGVAHDALDDALHQVNYVSAIHQHLLTPKTT
- a CDS encoding excisionase, which gives rise to MVQMLTLEEWANERYRSHHPKLNTLQRYARNGLFYPPAQKEGGIWRVRADAELVTSLTKPIINKSDSAALKRILNDGC
- a CDS encoding phage integrase Arm DNA-binding domain-containing protein, which codes for MAARPRKNNVSIPNLYPLYSRKANKVYWRYRHPITGKYHALGDNEEEAKAIALEANNRLADQRSRQVLAISDRIYRIKGKSITVSTWLEKYWNIQEERLKEGDIKLNTYKQKRKPVELMRKALSIKPLPLVDARDIAEILDEYKLNGQNRMAQVIRSVLIDVFKEAQHAGEVPPGYNPALATKQPRRKITRQRLTLDEWKKIFEIADDDHRYMGNAMLLAIVTGQRLSDISAMKFNHIWDDYLHITQEKTGAKIAIPLSLRCNALDISLRDVITRCRDAVVSPYLVHYFHTTSQAKRGEKVKANTLTTNFKKARNKTNINWGEGTPATFHEQRSLSERLYREQGINTKELLGHKSQQQTDKYHDDRGKCWIKIVV
- the icd gene encoding NADP-dependent isocitrate dehydrogenase, giving the protein MESKVVVPQQGEKITLAAGKLNVPNNPIIPYIEGDGIGADITPVMLKVVDAAVKKAYHGDKKISWMEIYTGEKSTQIYGKDVWLPAETLDLIQQYHVSIKGPLTTPVGGGIRSLNVALRQQLDLYICLRPVRYYQGTPSPVKQPELTDMVIFRENSEDIYAGIEWKAGSSEADKIIKFLQDEMEVNKIRFPTNCGIGIKPCSEEGTKRLVRAAIEYAIQNNRQSVTLVHKGNIMKFTEGAFKDWGYQLAQDEFGGELLDGGPWMKIKHPETGKDIIIKDVIADAFLQQILLRPAEYDVIACMNLNGDYISDALAAQVGGIGIAPGANIGDSCALFEATHGTAPKYAGQDKVNPGSIILSAEMMLRHMGWTEAADLIIKGMQGAIAAKTVTYDFERLMPGSKLLKCSEFGDAVISHM
- the rluE gene encoding 23S rRNA pseudouridine(2457) synthase RluE — translated: MTNLHHKKSKSKQYHDKNSANFVKHTINSRRILLFNKPFDVLSQFTDHIARQTLKNYIPVTNVYAAGRLDRDSEGLLILTNDGKLQAKLTQPNNKMKKIYYVQVEGIPEQAALQKFCRGLLLKDGMTKPAKAELVAEPNWLWPRHPPIRIRKNIPTSWLKITLSEGRNRQIRRMTANIGFPTLRLIRYSIANFQLDNLQPGEWKEIDFV
- a CDS encoding NUDIX hydrolase, with translation MFKPHVTVANVVHVNGKFLVVEEIINNKSVWNQPAGHLEANETILAAASRELYEETGINAFPQQLIKIHQWIAPDGCTFLRFLFLIELDEMPETSPQDNDIHQCLWVTADEILSSSCLRSPLVAESIRCFMSRKFFPLTLIDAYQFHSG
- the mnmA gene encoding tRNA 2-thiouridine(34) synthase MnmA, with the translated sequence MSDNQLKKVIVGMSGGVDSSVSAYLLKQQGYQVAGLFMKNWEEDDNEEYCSAATDLADAQSVCDKLDIELHTVNFAAEYWDNVFAHFLAEYKAGRTPNPDILCNKEIKFKAFLEFAAEDLAADYIATGHYARRKTVNGRHQLLRGLDNNKDQSYFLYALDQAQLAQSLFPIGELEKSTVRRIAEKIGLITAKKKDSTGICFIGERKFRDFLARYLPAKPGMIITVDGKILGEHSGLMYHTLGQRKGLGIGGVKEANDDPWYVVDKDIKNNRLIVAQGYNHPRLMSTGLIVQQIHWINPPVLNESNQCTVKTRYRQPDIPCTIKQLSDNKIIVQFDYPVAAVTPGQSAVFYQGDICLGGGVIETRIQESM
- the hflD gene encoding high frequency lysogenization protein HflD, giving the protein MSKNFYDITLAFAGICQACHLVQQIAHNGKIDDNATEVMINSTLNINPTSTLDVYGNSEANLRVGLNTLLAILTASNNTLYSNLTRYLLSLIGLERRLRKNPSASNELKQRIELLQHQKNYFEPMSSGIFNALAGIYVDVISPIGPRIQVTGAPDILQNSSVQAKVRALLFTGIRSAVLWQQIGGSRLQLMFSRQRLITQAKEILAHC